In one window of Halocatena salina DNA:
- a CDS encoding BNR repeat-containing protein, with amino-acid sequence MTANSNLDEHSSEDEPRQEFRNVDRREYLKAIGALGVSGLVGTDSVMAGATGEVTNAGFASALTRYDLTNHGLGNAQTDTPPFMPRLKTHEGRQYYAYWTHAGQLVVTARDLPDGEWERNRTGIEIDARNGHWTPSVGIGPDGHVFLSYNTRDSTIRWRRSTHPEDIGLFGAEREGMTGQNESSVTYLEFTRLLDGTLLAGYRDGQSGAGNWILNRWNPRAEAWEPVHHPLIDGAWNGNEYNSYMWNLVQSDDGMLHYFFCWRETGNVQTNGDLSYARSTDGSETWEKSDGSRYDLPITYGSAEIVDPIPENSNLINQGWASYDPRNNAPHVAYYRDDENDFTQVFHASLDDGEWVTEAATDRTTNVRLGGPGVVASPIGRMGIVVGDDGDVHILTRDFENGSWPLLVEKLDGEWQTSVLYKRNVAWSDVHIDPHRWRTDRVLSFVDHQQNVGDVPWSTHSLLGITDVDVDTLDRTHRSISLSSEKPDELTTYVSTGLANGPVIADGTSFEDTSVALAITETTVPATPVYARAIATIESADGLAAVRVKIDGKHGTTHGESTEVTGEHQTGTTEWTKVTQAFRAGVITAQVASPNKSSVQVSAVNLQLGYHDPTPYENTVAPTRGASE; translated from the coding sequence ATGACAGCTAACTCGAATTTAGACGAACACAGCAGCGAAGACGAACCACGTCAGGAATTCCGCAACGTCGATCGACGCGAGTACCTCAAGGCGATCGGAGCACTTGGAGTATCCGGGCTGGTCGGAACTGACAGCGTGATGGCGGGTGCAACCGGAGAGGTGACGAACGCCGGTTTCGCGAGTGCACTCACTAGGTACGACCTCACCAACCATGGCTTGGGTAACGCCCAGACCGACACCCCCCCGTTTATGCCACGGCTGAAAACGCACGAGGGGCGACAGTACTACGCGTACTGGACGCACGCTGGCCAACTGGTCGTCACTGCACGCGATCTTCCTGACGGGGAGTGGGAACGGAACCGAACTGGTATCGAGATCGACGCGCGCAACGGTCACTGGACGCCGAGCGTTGGAATCGGTCCCGACGGGCACGTCTTCCTCAGCTACAACACTCGTGATTCGACGATCCGCTGGCGGCGGAGCACGCATCCCGAAGATATCGGTTTGTTCGGTGCCGAGCGGGAAGGGATGACCGGACAGAACGAGTCGAGCGTCACCTACCTTGAGTTCACGCGGCTGCTCGACGGAACTCTTCTCGCGGGCTACCGCGATGGACAGTCCGGCGCTGGGAACTGGATACTGAATCGGTGGAATCCTCGTGCAGAAGCGTGGGAACCGGTGCACCACCCGCTGATCGACGGCGCGTGGAACGGAAACGAGTATAACTCCTACATGTGGAACCTCGTTCAGTCCGACGACGGGATGCTCCACTACTTCTTCTGTTGGCGGGAGACGGGGAACGTCCAGACGAACGGAGATCTATCGTACGCCCGCAGCACCGACGGTAGTGAGACGTGGGAGAAAAGCGACGGATCGCGGTATGATCTCCCGATCACGTACGGTTCGGCTGAAATCGTCGATCCGATCCCCGAAAACAGCAATCTCATCAATCAGGGGTGGGCGAGCTACGATCCGCGAAACAACGCGCCACACGTTGCATACTACCGTGACGACGAGAACGACTTCACCCAAGTGTTTCACGCCTCTCTGGACGACGGTGAGTGGGTCACCGAAGCCGCGACGGATCGGACGACCAACGTCCGCCTCGGCGGACCTGGCGTGGTCGCCTCGCCGATCGGTCGAATGGGGATCGTCGTCGGTGACGACGGCGACGTACACATCCTCACGCGGGATTTCGAGAACGGAAGCTGGCCGCTACTGGTCGAGAAACTCGACGGCGAGTGGCAGACGTCCGTCCTCTACAAGCGCAATGTGGCGTGGAGCGACGTTCACATCGATCCCCATCGTTGGCGAACAGATCGCGTCCTGAGCTTCGTCGACCACCAACAGAACGTCGGAGACGTTCCGTGGAGTACGCACTCTCTGCTCGGAATCACTGACGTCGACGTCGATACGCTCGACCGTACGCACCGATCGATCTCCCTTTCGAGTGAGAAACCGGACGAACTGACCACGTACGTCTCGACCGGACTAGCTAATGGTCCGGTAATCGCGGATGGCACGTCGTTCGAGGATACGAGCGTTGCGCTCGCGATCACTGAGACGACCGTTCCAGCGACACCGGTCTACGCAAGGGCGATCGCTACGATCGAGTCTGCAGACGGATTGGCTGCTGTCCGGGTAAAAATCGATGGGAAACACGGCACGACGCACGGCGAGTCCACCGAGGTCACCGGGGAACACCAGACCGGTACAACCGAGTGGACCAAAGTAACACAGGCTTTCCGGGCGGGAGTCATCACCGCACAAGTGGCGAGTCCGAACAAGTCGTCAGTACAGGTGTCTGCTGTGAACCTACAACTAGGATACCACGATCCAACGCCGTACGAGAACACGGTCGCTCCTACGCGAGGTGCATCGGAATGA
- a CDS encoding glycoside hydrolase family 2 protein, with amino-acid sequence MHRAFETSVNRRQQSLGGRWEFVPDPNDVGEQRAYFEAFPDDADTQQVPGTWNTTPEYYDYEGPAWYRRTFRLPADAAVRLHFAGVAHEATVWVDGDRVAAHYGGYTPFETHLAGMAAGNHEIVVRVDNSRTATSIPLPGADWFPYGGITREAFLETIPSVSVDDVTIRYDLDGTEASVSAAVAVRNSEAESDIDLSVSVGDARAEATAVAPTGESVHTLQLGLDIERWTLDRPKLYDVAVTLTDEDGVEDDHRDRIGFRTVSVTETSIRCNGEPVDVAGVNRHEDHPDWGHAVPPTVMESDLDRIERAGCNAVRTAHYPNHPRFLDYCDERGVLVVEEIPYWQYDEEAFARDSVLERGERMLTEMIERDRHHPAVVAWSLHNECYNHQDGVVDATQRLAEVARERDDSRPVTLASNTNWRGHEDRCLQHVDFVCLNAYWGWYADDRNWKEFLADVRDRHPDKPILVSEFGAGAIEGERTWNAQKWSERYQADLLSEAIATFRDAEYVTGWTVWQYCDTRTDPRKAMERPKTKNNKGIVSEFRRPKDAYWRVQELLDEGSSD; translated from the coding sequence ATGCACCGAGCGTTTGAAACGTCCGTCAATCGTCGACAACAGTCGCTAGGTGGGCGGTGGGAGTTCGTTCCCGACCCGAACGATGTGGGCGAGCAGCGAGCGTACTTCGAGGCGTTTCCGGACGACGCCGACACCCAGCAGGTACCCGGCACCTGGAACACGACGCCCGAATACTACGATTACGAGGGTCCTGCGTGGTATCGACGAACGTTCCGCCTCCCCGCAGATGCCGCTGTCCGCCTTCACTTCGCCGGCGTCGCCCACGAGGCGACCGTCTGGGTGGACGGGGACAGGGTCGCCGCCCACTACGGCGGATACACGCCGTTCGAGACCCACCTCGCGGGTATGGCCGCTGGCAACCACGAGATTGTCGTGCGCGTCGATAACTCGCGCACGGCGACCAGCATTCCGCTTCCCGGGGCGGATTGGTTTCCCTACGGCGGGATAACCCGTGAAGCGTTCCTCGAAACGATCCCCTCCGTCTCCGTCGATGACGTGACGATCCGGTACGATCTCGACGGCACCGAAGCAAGCGTCTCGGCGGCTGTTGCTGTCCGGAACAGCGAAGCCGAGTCCGACATCGACCTGTCGGTGAGCGTGGGAGACGCGAGGGCCGAAGCGACCGCCGTCGCGCCGACTGGCGAATCGGTCCATACCCTCCAGTTGGGGTTAGACATCGAGCGCTGGACGCTCGACCGTCCGAAGCTCTACGACGTGGCGGTGACGCTCACCGACGAGGACGGCGTCGAGGACGACCACAGGGATCGTATCGGGTTCCGTACCGTCTCGGTTACCGAAACCTCGATCCGATGCAACGGCGAACCGGTCGACGTGGCGGGCGTCAACCGACACGAGGACCACCCGGACTGGGGACACGCCGTCCCGCCGACGGTAATGGAATCGGACCTCGACCGCATCGAACGGGCTGGGTGCAACGCTGTCCGAACCGCTCATTATCCGAACCATCCCCGGTTTCTCGATTACTGTGACGAGCGCGGTGTCCTCGTCGTCGAAGAGATTCCGTACTGGCAGTACGACGAAGAGGCGTTCGCCCGCGATTCAGTCCTCGAACGGGGCGAGCGGATGCTCACTGAGATGATCGAGCGCGACCGTCATCACCCAGCGGTCGTGGCTTGGAGCCTCCACAACGAGTGTTACAACCACCAGGACGGCGTCGTCGACGCCACGCAGCGTCTTGCCGAGGTCGCACGCGAGCGCGACGACTCCAGACCGGTGACGCTGGCCTCGAATACGAATTGGCGCGGCCACGAGGACCGCTGTCTCCAACACGTCGACTTTGTGTGCCTCAACGCCTACTGGGGCTGGTACGCCGACGACCGGAACTGGAAAGAGTTCCTCGCGGACGTCCGGGACCGACACCCGGACAAACCGATTCTCGTCTCGGAGTTCGGAGCCGGTGCGATCGAAGGCGAACGAACCTGGAACGCCCAAAAGTGGAGCGAGCGGTATCAAGCGGACCTCCTCTCGGAGGCCATCGCTACGTTCCGTGACGCCGAGTACGTCACGGGCTGGACCGTTTGGCAGTACTGCGATACGCGAACCGACCCGAGAAAAGCGATGGAACGCCCGAAAACGAAGAACAATAAGGGGATCGTCAGCGAGTTCCGGCGGCCGAAGGACGCCTATTGGCGCGTCCAGGAGCTACTGGACGAGGGATCGTCAGACTGA
- a CDS encoding glycoside hydrolase family 2 TIM barrel-domain containing protein: MDGEPESGGEGSAPSVSDAGLTRRQLMQVVGGSLLGSAVLGNATDVSQAALADGSTPSPGSVNWSEYIEDPQVVGENVEPPHAPTMPYASLSAARDAERRRAFLTEQWLESKYVQSLNGAWKFHIGDSLDGAATDTSNSHEWESVYVPHTWQMDGYGDLEYHASGTGFEPNDPPNVPTSNNRVGTYKREFPIPDGWTADRQTFLEIGAAKAGYFVWVNDDYVGYKQGSMTPGEFNVTDAVQSGTNTVTIQVVRWTDGTYLEQQDMWRFAGIFRDVLVYSKPDVCIRDVNIDSDLDSTYTDGTLEIDVAIANYSDERRPSRGPPEEKGDSGNSRTRRNVMLRAHLYDPSDTEIRTAEQRITVRSGSVVSLDSDSTDGVHDLSREANDATIEGDPKRVNGFYGTALDFDGSEDWVDAGNDASLDVTGSITVEAVVKLSERSADTVPIVAKGDSQYALRLEKGTPQFAVHDGSTRHSVTAASDHWTGWHRIAGVYDGSTLRLYIDGNEVGTASHSGGIRSTDASVGIAHDTQSKYGDVTIDSVRIYDRALSAGEIASERTVPSHSTRLWLDFEEIQSGSASPITMDLRDVETWSAEEPSLYTLGLELLPNGSKTVEALVEKVGFRKFEIQPAADGTGDAIHVNGKRVTLAGTNCHSLSLDHGRHAPLERVRKEIELAKQHNVNALRTSHYPHRPDFYRLADEYGIYIQDEVNAEVHGNQSLVEDDYRFDPSFFDRFYRMVERDKNFTSIDVWSTGNEAGEGPAHEFMAEYVRERDGTRHLTHQDNGGGYGAGFGGTAPFADLNGIRWSTPEDVAEMAEDGDLVEPIAMGEYAPVEGNAGGLLPDFGDVIHEHDQIAGGYVWMWNHHSLNSTTPPTDDGVLTEPHRRGAVNDQSIAGQTAMIRGGPSTTSGPSGTALDLDGSDDWIDANDDDRIDITGEITVEAVVYGTTPSEGYDPIVTKGESQYALRFNGGDLEFVVHDGSTHHSVTAALPSGWSESWHAVTGVYDGAALRLYVDGTELAATSYAGRIHSNRYRVAVGHNTERPDRYAALTIDSVRIFERALSPDEIDAESPDDSTRLWLDFEVVEHFWSAPYGTTHHAPSGTIHDDRYTLPTIDVMKKSYQFVRFSANELAEGTLEISNQYHFTNLDAFDVEWELTEDDTVIQHGTLDLDVPPGETRPIDVGFDRPELQAGADYFLDVSVKRTSETDWAPAGHEVAFEQFEIPWDVPDDPAVALSEMESVSYTSNESEVVVAGSGFTYVFDTSAGRFTSFQRNGNELLERGPQLNAWREPVRPNETSSWGHTEADDFVAAGLDEMTASVQSTEVSQPDDSAIRIDVKTVDSADGNGAAFTTTYRYHVLGSGDVVVRLAVEPNVDLMVALTSYVPRLGLQVLMPEEFDQFEWYGRGPGESYPDKKRHQRVGRYTGSVADQFEPYLPPGDYGNKCDTRYAALTDGSGVGLLVHDLPGTELMNVSVQAFTNMREADHHYQLQPADGVVFNVDYAVSGVGGIPNGTRPPYRIDPTEHAFVYAFRPFDASEDPLQLSKRSLPFSGPPDPGESGPIQERSYWIENVNSHKAMDVTADSIDQNGANVLQWRYQTNGNQQWAAVRNDDITERSSVSSQKHSASGDSEEQRSSGNRPQADDDTYRFVNVQSRKVLAVDSASTDDGANVVQGDWDGGDEQRWRVVETDDDTYRIENINSGYVLAVSDGSTENGASVVQTEWTSGDHQEWRFNPL, from the coding sequence ATGGACGGGGAACCTGAGAGCGGTGGGGAGGGGTCAGCTCCGTCCGTCAGCGACGCCGGTCTCACGCGCCGGCAGCTGATGCAGGTGGTGGGTGGTTCGCTGCTGGGCAGTGCCGTACTGGGGAACGCCACCGACGTCTCGCAGGCTGCGCTCGCCGACGGTTCCACTCCGTCGCCCGGCAGCGTCAACTGGAGCGAGTACATCGAAGATCCACAGGTGGTCGGTGAAAACGTCGAGCCGCCCCACGCGCCGACGATGCCGTACGCGTCGCTGTCGGCCGCGCGTGACGCCGAGCGCCGCCGAGCGTTTCTCACCGAACAGTGGCTCGAATCCAAATACGTACAATCGCTCAACGGGGCGTGGAAGTTCCATATCGGCGACAGCCTCGATGGGGCTGCCACCGATACGTCGAACTCCCACGAGTGGGAGTCGGTGTACGTCCCCCACACCTGGCAGATGGACGGTTACGGCGATCTGGAGTATCACGCTTCAGGGACTGGATTCGAACCCAACGATCCGCCGAACGTTCCCACCAGTAACAACCGGGTCGGCACCTACAAGCGGGAGTTCCCCATCCCCGATGGGTGGACCGCCGACCGGCAGACGTTTCTCGAGATCGGCGCCGCGAAGGCGGGCTATTTCGTGTGGGTGAACGACGACTACGTCGGATATAAGCAGGGTTCGATGACTCCCGGCGAGTTCAACGTTACCGACGCGGTACAATCCGGGACGAACACGGTTACGATCCAAGTCGTCCGCTGGACCGACGGGACGTACCTCGAACAGCAAGACATGTGGCGCTTTGCCGGAATATTCCGAGATGTTCTGGTGTACTCAAAGCCCGACGTGTGTATCCGGGACGTCAACATCGACTCCGACCTCGATTCGACGTACACCGATGGGACGCTGGAGATCGACGTCGCCATCGCCAACTACTCGGACGAGCGCCGCCCTAGCCGTGGCCCGCCGGAAGAAAAGGGAGACAGCGGGAACAGTCGAACACGACGGAACGTGATGCTTCGTGCGCATCTGTACGATCCGTCCGACACCGAGATTCGAACCGCCGAGCAGCGCATCACAGTTCGCTCCGGAAGTGTCGTCTCGCTCGACAGCGATTCCACTGACGGCGTCCACGACCTGTCCCGCGAAGCCAACGACGCGACGATCGAGGGCGATCCGAAGCGCGTGAACGGCTTCTACGGCACCGCGCTCGATTTCGACGGAAGCGAAGACTGGGTCGACGCTGGAAACGACGCTAGCCTCGACGTAACCGGTTCTATCACTGTCGAAGCCGTCGTCAAACTCTCCGAGCGCTCCGCGGATACCGTCCCGATCGTCGCCAAGGGTGACTCCCAGTACGCGCTGCGGTTGGAGAAGGGTACCCCACAGTTCGCGGTCCACGACGGCTCGACCCGCCACAGCGTCACGGCAGCATCCGATCACTGGACCGGTTGGCACCGGATTGCTGGCGTCTATGACGGATCCACGCTCCGTCTGTACATCGACGGCAACGAGGTCGGGACGGCGTCGCACTCCGGAGGGATTCGGAGCACGGACGCTAGCGTCGGTATCGCCCACGACACCCAATCCAAGTACGGCGACGTCACCATCGACTCCGTCCGGATCTACGACCGCGCGCTCTCCGCTGGCGAGATCGCAAGCGAACGAACTGTGCCGAGCCACTCGACGCGGCTGTGGCTCGACTTCGAGGAGATCCAGTCCGGATCCGCCTCGCCGATCACGATGGACCTCCGGGACGTAGAGACGTGGTCGGCCGAAGAGCCATCGCTTTACACGCTGGGGCTTGAACTCCTCCCGAACGGTTCGAAGACTGTCGAAGCGCTGGTCGAGAAGGTGGGGTTCAGGAAATTCGAGATCCAGCCCGCCGCGGACGGTACCGGCGATGCGATTCACGTCAACGGCAAACGAGTGACGCTGGCGGGAACGAACTGTCACTCGCTAAGTCTCGACCACGGTCGCCACGCCCCGTTGGAGCGAGTACGCAAGGAAATCGAACTCGCAAAGCAACACAACGTCAACGCTCTCCGTACGTCACACTACCCCCACCGACCCGACTTCTATCGGCTCGCAGACGAGTACGGTATCTACATTCAGGATGAGGTCAACGCTGAGGTTCACGGGAATCAGTCGCTCGTCGAGGACGATTACCGGTTCGATCCGTCCTTCTTCGATCGGTTCTATCGTATGGTCGAACGCGATAAGAACTTCACCTCGATCGACGTCTGGTCGACCGGAAACGAGGCTGGTGAGGGACCGGCGCACGAATTCATGGCGGAGTACGTTCGGGAACGCGACGGGACGCGACACCTCACCCACCAGGACAACGGGGGCGGCTACGGCGCCGGCTTCGGCGGGACCGCGCCGTTCGCCGATCTGAACGGTATCCGCTGGTCGACTCCCGAAGACGTCGCGGAGATGGCCGAGGACGGCGATCTCGTGGAGCCGATCGCGATGGGTGAGTACGCTCCCGTGGAAGGGAACGCGGGCGGGCTGCTCCCGGACTTTGGCGACGTGATCCACGAGCACGACCAGATCGCAGGCGGCTACGTCTGGATGTGGAACCACCACTCGCTCAACTCGACGACGCCACCGACGGACGACGGCGTGCTGACCGAACCCCACCGACGTGGCGCTGTCAACGACCAGTCCATCGCCGGACAGACCGCGATGATCAGGGGCGGGCCCTCGACCACGTCGGGTCCGAGCGGTACCGCGCTCGATCTCGACGGGAGCGACGATTGGATCGACGCGAACGACGACGATCGGATCGACATCACCGGCGAGATCACGGTCGAGGCGGTCGTGTACGGAACCACACCCTCGGAGGGCTATGATCCCATCGTAACGAAGGGCGAATCACAGTACGCGCTGCGGTTCAACGGCGGCGATCTCGAATTCGTGGTCCACGATGGCTCGACCCACCACAGCGTCACGGCGGCGCTTCCAAGCGGCTGGTCGGAGAGTTGGCACGCGGTGACGGGTGTCTACGACGGGGCCGCGCTCCGACTGTACGTCGATGGCACCGAACTCGCCGCGACGTCCTACGCCGGGAGGATCCACAGCAACCGCTACCGGGTCGCCGTCGGCCACAACACGGAGCGTCCCGATCGCTACGCCGCCCTCACTATCGATTCGGTGCGCATCTTCGAGCGGGCCTTATCACCCGACGAGATAGACGCCGAGTCCCCCGACGATTCGACGCGGCTGTGGCTCGACTTCGAGGTGGTGGAGCATTTCTGGAGCGCTCCATACGGGACGACACACCATGCGCCGTCCGGGACGATCCACGACGACCGGTACACGCTCCCGACGATCGACGTGATGAAAAAGAGCTACCAGTTCGTCAGGTTCTCGGCGAACGAACTTGCGGAGGGAACGCTTGAGATTAGCAACCAGTATCACTTCACGAACCTCGACGCGTTCGATGTCGAGTGGGAGCTTACGGAGGACGACACTGTCATCCAGCACGGAACGCTTGATCTCGACGTCCCGCCCGGCGAGACGCGGCCGATCGACGTGGGGTTCGATCGGCCGGAGCTTCAGGCCGGAGCAGACTACTTCTTAGACGTGAGCGTCAAGCGCACTTCGGAGACGGACTGGGCCCCTGCCGGACACGAGGTCGCCTTCGAGCAGTTCGAGATCCCGTGGGACGTTCCCGACGATCCAGCGGTCGCGCTCTCGGAGATGGAATCGGTCTCCTACACGAGCAACGAGTCGGAAGTGGTCGTCGCGGGATCGGGCTTTACCTACGTCTTCGACACGAGCGCCGGTCGCTTCACGTCCTTCCAGCGCAACGGCAACGAACTCCTTGAGAGGGGGCCACAGCTCAACGCCTGGCGTGAGCCAGTGCGGCCGAACGAGACCTCGAGCTGGGGCCACACGGAGGCCGATGATTTCGTCGCTGCGGGGTTAGACGAGATGACGGCGTCCGTACAGTCGACCGAAGTGAGCCAACCGGACGATTCGGCGATCCGGATCGACGTCAAAACCGTCGACTCCGCCGATGGCAACGGCGCGGCGTTCACGACGACCTACCGGTACCACGTGCTCGGGAGCGGCGACGTCGTCGTCCGCCTGGCGGTCGAGCCGAACGTTGACCTGATGGTAGCCCTCACCTCGTACGTGCCGCGGCTCGGTCTTCAGGTACTGATGCCCGAGGAGTTTGACCAGTTCGAGTGGTACGGCCGCGGGCCGGGCGAAAGTTATCCGGACAAGAAGCGACACCAGCGCGTTGGTCGCTACACCGGGTCCGTCGCCGACCAGTTCGAGCCGTACCTACCGCCTGGCGACTACGGCAACAAGTGTGACACCCGGTACGCCGCCCTCACGGACGGCAGCGGCGTCGGCTTGTTGGTTCACGATCTGCCAGGAACGGAGCTGATGAACGTCAGCGTCCAAGCGTTCACGAATATGCGGGAAGCCGATCACCACTACCAGCTCCAGCCAGCTGACGGCGTCGTCTTCAATGTCGATTACGCCGTCAGCGGCGTTGGTGGAATCCCGAACGGCACGCGACCCCCATACCGCATTGATCCGACCGAGCACGCGTTCGTCTACGCGTTCCGGCCGTTCGACGCGAGCGAGGATCCGCTCCAGTTGAGCAAACGCAGTTTACCGTTTTCGGGACCACCGGATCCGGGCGAATCGGGACCGATCCAGGAAAGGTCCTACTGGATCGAGAACGTCAACAGCCACAAAGCGATGGATGTGACCGCAGACAGCATCGACCAGAACGGCGCGAACGTTCTCCAGTGGCGGTACCAGACGAACGGTAACCAACAGTGGGCTGCCGTCCGGAACGACGACATCACCGAGCGAAGCTCGGTTAGCAGCCAGAAGCATTCGGCTTCTGGCGACAGCGAAGAACAACGTTCCTCGGGCAACCGGCCACAGGCCGACGACGACACGTACCGCTTCGTCAACGTTCAAAGCCGCAAGGTGCTGGCCGTCGATAGCGCCTCGACCGACGACGGCGCGAACGTCGTCCAGGGGGACTGGGACGGCGGCGACGAACAGCGCTGGCGGGTGGTCGAAACCGACGATGATACCTATCGCATCGAGAATATCAACAGCGGCTACGTTCTCGCCGTGAGCGATGGATCGACGGAAAACGGTGCCAGCGTCGTCCAGACCGAATGGACATCCGGCGACCATCAGGAGTGGCGATTCAACCCCCTCTGA
- a CDS encoding ABC transporter ATP-binding protein: protein MTKITINDLVKTFEASGQRDAEDGEIVAVDGIDLEIADGEFIVLVGPSGCGKSTTLRCIAGLDNATQGEIRFDGEIVNARRPRDRDVAMVFQNYALYPHMTVEENMGFGLKLSSKLSSAEIDARVTEAAETMGIDDLLAKKPGELSGGQQQRVALGRSIVREPGVFLMDEPLSNLDAKLRAEMRTEIQELQNDLGVTTIYVTHDQTEAMAMGDRIAVLDGGVLQQVDVPEQLYRNPVNEFVADFIGSPSINLLDVAVDGKRLTGPGGFTHEYTGHEIGDRSRVRLGIRPEDLAIDERGDVLTVSVVEKMGNENFIYGHLGDREIVARTDTSVRPDPGETVGLSFANEALYLFDAQSGRSLETKTDDVSATQTQF from the coding sequence ATGACAAAAATAACCATCAATGATCTTGTAAAGACGTTCGAAGCGAGCGGACAACGCGACGCCGAGGACGGAGAGATAGTCGCGGTCGACGGCATCGATTTGGAGATAGCCGACGGCGAGTTCATCGTCTTGGTCGGGCCGTCTGGTTGTGGGAAGTCGACCACGCTGCGGTGCATCGCTGGCCTAGACAACGCGACACAGGGGGAGATACGGTTCGACGGCGAGATCGTCAACGCCCGCCGGCCTCGTGACCGCGACGTGGCGATGGTGTTCCAGAATTATGCGCTGTACCCTCACATGACCGTCGAAGAGAACATGGGCTTCGGTCTCAAACTCTCCTCGAAGCTGTCAAGTGCCGAAATCGACGCCCGTGTGACCGAGGCGGCGGAAACGATGGGCATCGACGATCTCCTCGCGAAAAAGCCCGGAGAGCTTTCTGGAGGCCAGCAACAACGCGTTGCTCTCGGACGGTCGATCGTCCGCGAGCCGGGGGTGTTCCTCATGGACGAACCGCTGTCGAACCTCGATGCCAAACTGCGAGCCGAGATGAGAACCGAGATCCAGGAACTCCAGAACGATCTCGGCGTCACGACGATCTACGTCACCCACGACCAGACCGAAGCCATGGCCATGGGCGACCGCATCGCGGTTCTCGACGGCGGCGTGCTCCAGCAGGTCGACGTTCCCGAACAGCTCTACCGAAATCCAGTCAACGAGTTCGTCGCGGATTTCATCGGGAGTCCGAGCATCAATCTTCTCGACGTGGCTGTCGACGGGAAGCGGCTCACTGGTCCGGGCGGGTTCACGCACGAATACACCGGCCACGAGATCGGTGACCGCTCGCGCGTGCGGTTGGGCATCCGTCCCGAGGATCTTGCTATCGACGAGCGCGGCGACGTGCTGACCGTGTCCGTCGTCGAGAAGATGGGTAACGAGAACTTTATCTACGGCCACCTCGGGGACAGGGAGATCGTAGCTCGGACGGACACGTCCGTTCGTCCCGATCCCGGTGAGACGGTCGGACTGAGCTTTGCGAACGAGGCCCTGTACCTCTTCGACGCCCAGTCCGGTCGGTCTCTCGAGACGAAAACTGACGACGTCAGCGCGACCCAAACACAGTTCTAG
- a CDS encoding carbohydrate ABC transporter permease, with the protein MHDELKAEAIWRFAGYGFLILVTMFMLVPIYWLLVASTLPESAIIASAGSGLPRLIPGTHFLENARTLAARPDVDFYLSIFNSVLIAVVYTGLALIFCSMAGFAFAKYDFRFKEPLFLGILATLIIPINLLVVPLFLLVSNIGLANSYWAVILPWAAYPIGIFFMRQSMQSIPDSLLEAARMDGASEFQLYYRVALPTMKSSMAALAVILFLFQWNLFLWPLVVLQQEKFTIPVAITKIMGQEQIAYDQLLIAAVLAIVPMFVVFLALQRHFVRGILAGAVKE; encoded by the coding sequence ATGCACGACGAACTCAAAGCCGAAGCAATCTGGCGGTTCGCGGGGTATGGCTTTCTGATCCTCGTGACGATGTTCATGTTGGTACCGATCTACTGGCTGTTAGTGGCGTCGACGCTGCCCGAGTCCGCGATCATCGCCAGCGCCGGCAGCGGTCTCCCGCGTCTCATCCCCGGGACGCACTTCTTGGAGAACGCGAGGACGCTCGCGGCCCGTCCGGACGTCGACTTCTATCTGAGCATCTTCAACAGCGTCCTCATCGCTGTCGTGTACACGGGGCTGGCTCTGATCTTCTGCTCAATGGCAGGCTTCGCGTTCGCCAAATACGACTTTCGGTTCAAGGAGCCGCTGTTTCTGGGGATTCTGGCAACGCTCATCATTCCCATCAACCTGCTCGTCGTCCCGCTGTTCCTGCTTGTGTCGAACATCGGGCTAGCGAACAGTTACTGGGCCGTGATCCTGCCATGGGCGGCGTACCCGATCGGGATCTTCTTCATGCGCCAGTCGATGCAGTCGATCCCCGACTCGCTGCTCGAAGCGGCCCGGATGGATGGTGCATCGGAGTTCCAACTGTACTACCGAGTCGCGCTTCCGACGATGAAGTCCTCGATGGCCGCGCTCGCGGTCATCCTGTTTCTCTTCCAGTGGAACCTGTTCCTCTGGCCCCTCGTCGTGCTCCAACAAGAGAAGTTCACGATTCCCGTCGCCATCACGAAGATCATGGGTCAAGAACAGATCGCCTACGACCAGCTGTTGATCGCCGCAGTGCTTGCGATCGTCCCGATGTTCGTGGTCTTCCTCGCACTACAGCGACATTTCGTACGGGGAATCTTAGCGGGGGCAGTCAAGGAGTGA